The following proteins are co-located in the Leishmania donovani BPK282A1 complete genome, chromosome 26 genome:
- a CDS encoding nitrilase, putative — translation MASVLPVTLCQMAVTREKAANIKKAVTMITEAAKRGSKLAVLPECFNCPYGTKYFDEYSEALAPGNETFDAISQCAKENSIWIVAGSIPEKSADGKLFNSSMTFGSDGALKHVHRKVHLFRINTDTVRFDEGEVLSAGNDATAISLDEHTKFGVAICFDIRYPFLAWKYTEQGTSFIVYPGAFNMVTGPMHWQLAARARAVDNQQYVFLCSPARDTSAEYVAWGHSMVVDPFGNVLSELDEKEGFVDWKVDLSVIQDTRNRVPILKGVRDDLYTLHWKK, via the coding sequence ATGGCGTCTGTTCTGCCCGTGACTCTTTGCCAAATGGCTGTCACGCGTGAAAAGGCAGCCAATATCAAAAAGGCTGTCACGATGATCACTGAAGCTGCGAAGCGGGGCAGCAAGTTGGCTGTCTTACCCGAGTGCTTCAACTGCCCGTATGGCACCAAGTATTTCGACGAGTACTCTGAGGCCCTTGCGCCAGGCAATGAAACATTTGATGCGATATCCCAGTGCGCCAAGGAAAACAGCATCTGGATCGTTGCAGGTAGCATTCCCGAAAAGTCAGCTGATGGAAAACTATTCAATTCGAGCATGACGTTTGGATCGGATGGTGCGCTGAAACACGTGCACCGCAAGGTGCATCTGTTCCGCATCAACACGGATACCGTCCGCTTCGACGAGGGCGAAGTGCTCAGTGCTGGAAATGATGCCACTGCCATTTCGCTGGACGAGCACACAAAGTTTGGTGTTGCTATTTGCTTCGATATCAGATACCCCTTCCTGGCGTGGAAATACACTGAACAAGGAACCTCCTTTATTGTGTACCCCGGTGCCTTTAACATGGTGACCGGCCCGATGCACTGGCAGCtggcagcgcgcgctcgcgctgtGGACAATCAGCAGTATGTTTTCTTGTGTTCCCCTGCCCGCGATACCTCCGCGGAGTACGTGGCATGGGGGCACTCCATGGTGGTAGATCCCTTTGGGAATGTTCTCTCGGAGCTGGATGAGAAGGAGGGGTTTGTTGATTGGAAGGTAGACCTCAGTGTCATTCAAGATACGCGCAACCGAGTTCCCATCCTGAAAGGCGTGCGTGATGACCTCTATACCCTGCATTGGAAGAAGTAG